In the genome of Daucus carota subsp. sativus chromosome 9, DH1 v3.0, whole genome shotgun sequence, the window AtgaattttgttgaatattACTTTTTTCTGTTAAATGGGTGCACAtgcatattttgttgaatattacTCATTTTTATGGTCTTGTGCAGGGTACAAACCTACCTCCTCCCCCACCCTTGACAGAGTATGAAGTTCAGAGAGCTATAAGGATCCAAAAGAATAATGAAGTTTATTATGCTCTGAATTTACCTGTGCTATCAGCTGGACTTAAAAAAGCTGAATCGAAggacaaacaaaaagaaaagacgCGGGATGGGAGTGAAGATTATGATCCAGCACAGGATGATGGTAGCGATGCTGCTGGATCAGTGTCTCCACCAAAGGTCTGTATTTTTTAGAGTCGAATTTTATGGTTTCAAGCATtataattgtaaattaattatttgggaTATATGCCCCTGTATTTTGCAGggaaagaagaaagaaagtaaaaaaaagCTTGTCATGGGACGTGGACCAACAACACGTTCTCGAGCCAATGTTGGAAGCAAGACAACTGAGGATGGAAGCGATAAGGAACCGACGCATCATTCGGTACAACCAACAACAGTTGCAAATCCATTAATTGAGATACCCCAAGCAGATGATGGAAATGGTTCAATGACTGCTTTTTTGGCTCTCCGGAAACGCCAACAAGAGGACgctaaaaaggaaaaagaagaaaaagaaaagctcGAAAAAGAAAGAGTTGAAAAGAAAAAAGCTCTTGCAGATGCAAGTAAAAAGGTTGTTCAAGAATCTATGTCTGAAATAGAAGAGGGCGATGAAGAAGGTAAGCAattcctattttattttatttctcgaTATAAGTTTTTCAAGTTTGAGTACATTTCTTTGTTGAATGATAGGAGATACAAGAAACACATTGCTTATTCATGATCTCAGTATGATAAAttatggaattttttttaaaaatattctttaataTCTCTAGTTAAACATGATAACTGTTATAATTCAACTCAGAGTAGTTAAAATTAAAGATCcccattttgaattttttcaacAGCTTATAACTCTTATTAGCTCTACTTAAACATGATAACTCTTATAATACATCTGCTGAAATTTGATTAGAAGTTGTAGTTCCATACCGCCCAAGAGGAAAGACAAGAATGGATAAAGTTCATACAAGAAGTTTTGAGCAGAGAATTGTGATTGGGATGAATGAGCTGGGCCAACCCATAACAGAAAATGACAAGGTACTCTCTGAGCTGAGTAGCTTTTTGGGAACACTGGCCAAGCGATGTGTGCCACTGACTTATGTAACTTGGCGCAAAGTTCCTAAAAATTTGAAGGAAACTATGTGGAATTATGTCAAGGTAATTATTGttgaatatatcaatattttcttgttctttttattagtaatgcATAATTCAAAGCAGTATGAGTTAGGAACATCAATTAgttaattttcattttgattggcttataGAAATGTTAGGTgatgataaatttaattagaGAATGTGAATTATATGAGTAGTTCGATAAAGtaattcttattaatatttgcAAGGCCCGCTATATTATTCCCGATGAACTGGAAAGTTGGGCAATTGAGACAATTCATGCGTCCTGGAGGGGGTATAAGTGTCGAACTAAGGCAGCGCATTATACAGCTTTTGAAACTGATGAAATTAGGCTACAAAATAGGCCTGATGATATTCCACTTGAGAGGTTCAAATTGCTGTTGGAATATTGGAATGATGAAAGTATTCAGGTATACTTGTGATTTTAGGCACTAAATATTGTCTTGGGAACATAGTATAAGTTGCTCAACTTTCGTTTAATTTTTTGTAGGATAAAGCCAGGAAAAATTCAAATAGCCGCAAGTCATATACCGAGACTCACACTCTTGGTCCTAAAAGTATCGCACAGCTTCGACACAAAATGGTATATGGTcatctaatttaaattaatgattTCTGGCTTTCTTGTTCGATAATTTATGTCTCGTATAAtctatttttgtagaaaaagaATGCCCCAGATGAGTCTGAACCATGTGATGCAGAGGTTTTTGTGAAAACTCGGACTCGTGATGCAGGACGCAAGTACAAGACCAGTACTAAAACAATGGAAAAGAAAATTGTAAGTATTTAACTTAATCAGTTACACATAATATTTGCCCTTTCAGTTTTCTCTGTTTTGAATTTGCTCGTTTATGTTCATGTTATTGTacttttgtaggataaaattaacaaaaaaatcaattccgGGGAGGCTGCTGATGAAATGCTTTTGGATAAAGAGCATGGCCCGACTTGGCTCTTAGGGAGATGCAAGAAGCCGCAAAAACTATCAGCTGCTGCTCCAACGGATACATATGTCAAAGAATTGACAACAAAAATTAAGGAAGGCCTTGCTGCTGAAGTCGAGGAAAAAGTGAAGAAAATCCAAGAAGAGGTAGATGAGCAGGTAAACAGGAAGGTGCAACAAAATTTGGCATCGGTCCTTAAGAAACTTGGTGAAGCAAACCCCAACATCACAATTGATGTTACAGAGCTGTGTGCACATGTGGCTAGTGACAATGACGATGGCACACCAATGACTAAAGGCACCAGCTTCTAGTTTGCTAATAGTATGGTTGTTTAGACTTTGGTTCTTTGAAGTTATTTTGACTAGCTAATAGTATGGGGTTATATatctagactttttgttattAAACTGTTAGTTTGCTGGTAGTTGGTCGATTCTGGATATTATGTTGGTTTAGCTGTGGATTTGATGTTGGAGTAAATTGGATTTGATGTTGGTTTTTGTATGTTTACAATGGTTTGTTGAAATGATGGACAAATTTTGGGAAGTATTGTATTTTAACAGTAGAATTGCAAAATTTTTTGGATAAAATGTTGCAGTAGCCTATTTAAATGTTGCAAAACTTGTATTTCAAAACTGTTGCAGTATAGGAAAAATATGTTGCCAATTTAGCTGCTGCCACCTGGCAACTTGATGGCCCCCACGTGGGCCCCACAGTGGGCCCCACGTGGGCCCCACAGTGGCCCCCACGTGGGCCCCACGTGGGCCCCACGTGGGCcccacttttttaaaaaaataaaattactctaaggtaacataattttttgttgGAGTAGGAGAATAAAATGTTAGATTAAACACTCTTTGCTAACATATCTCGGTTGTTGCTGTAGGCAAACGATATGTTGCCTTAGACCCCCTAAGGCAACGGCAAAAATCCtatcataaaataaatgttGCCTTAGCCCTTTTATGGGCCTTTAGCAACATATTGACCCCATTctgcaacaatttttttatgttagataaggccttttatggtgtagtgaatggaatgtcatactgccaggggcggtatgacataATTTCTTGGTcactactcttcatttggcatgacataaccaaagaaagtcattcggttgagctttgtatgactttttaagtcatttataagcaagtcatacacacaatcaGAGAATGCCTGAATcagagacacggtatgacattattatgtcataccagtgtaAGTCTGATGAATGCaagcggtatgacttttaatcagaaagtcataccgaatgaaataTACACTGAAATGTCATcagaatgactttttcaagtcatttcaaGGAATGTCGCATAcaagggcacggtatgacattatctgataatgtcataccgagtcttttaatgcaaaaatcagttta includes:
- the LOC108225480 gene encoding uncharacterized protein LOC108225480 isoform X2, with amino-acid sequence MGENVTEGTNLPPPPPLTEYEVQRAIRIQKNNEVYYALNLPVLSAGLKKAESKDKQKEKTRDGSEDYDPAQDDGSDAAGSVSPPKGKKKESKKKLVMGRGPTTRSRANVGSKTTEDGSDKEPTHHSVQPTTVANPLIEIPQADDGNGSMTAFLALRKRQQEDAKKEKEEKEKLEKERVEKKKALADASKKVVQESMSEIEEGDEEVVVPYRPRGKTRMDKVHTRSFEQRIVIGMNELGQPITENDKVLSELSSFLGTLAKRCVPLTYVTWRKVPKNLKETMWNYVKARYIIPDELESWAIETIHASWRGYKCRTKAAHYTAFETDEIRLQNRPDDIPLERFKLLLEYWNDESIQDKARKNSNSRKSYTETHTLGPKSIAQLRHKMKKNAPDESEPCDAEVFVKTRTRDAGRKYKTSTKTMEKKIDKINKKINSGEAADEMLLDKEHGPTWLLGRCKKPQKLSAAAPTDTYVKELTTKIKEGLAAEVEEKVKKIQEEVDEQVNRKVQQNLASVLKKLGEANPNITIDVTELCAHVASDNDDGTPMTKGTSF
- the LOC108225480 gene encoding uncharacterized protein LOC108225480 isoform X1; translated protein: MGENVTEGTNLPPPPPLTEYEVQRAIRIQKNNEVYYALNLPVLSAGLKKAESKDKQKEKTRDGSEDYDPAQDDGSDAAGSVSPPKGKKKESKKKLVMGRGPTTRSRANVGSKTTEDGSDKEPTHHSVQPTTVANPLIEIPQADDGNGSMTAFLALRKRQQEDAKKEKEEKEKLEKERVEKKKALADASKKVVQESMSEIEEGDEEEVVVPYRPRGKTRMDKVHTRSFEQRIVIGMNELGQPITENDKVLSELSSFLGTLAKRCVPLTYVTWRKVPKNLKETMWNYVKARYIIPDELESWAIETIHASWRGYKCRTKAAHYTAFETDEIRLQNRPDDIPLERFKLLLEYWNDESIQDKARKNSNSRKSYTETHTLGPKSIAQLRHKMKKNAPDESEPCDAEVFVKTRTRDAGRKYKTSTKTMEKKIDKINKKINSGEAADEMLLDKEHGPTWLLGRCKKPQKLSAAAPTDTYVKELTTKIKEGLAAEVEEKVKKIQEEVDEQVNRKVQQNLASVLKKLGEANPNITIDVTELCAHVASDNDDGTPMTKGTSF
- the LOC108225480 gene encoding uncharacterized protein LOC108225480 isoform X3, encoding MGRGPTTRSRANVGSKTTEDGSDKEPTHHSVQPTTVANPLIEIPQADDGNGSMTAFLALRKRQQEDAKKEKEEKEKLEKERVEKKKALADASKKVVQESMSEIEEGDEEEVVVPYRPRGKTRMDKVHTRSFEQRIVIGMNELGQPITENDKVLSELSSFLGTLAKRCVPLTYVTWRKVPKNLKETMWNYVKARYIIPDELESWAIETIHASWRGYKCRTKAAHYTAFETDEIRLQNRPDDIPLERFKLLLEYWNDESIQDKARKNSNSRKSYTETHTLGPKSIAQLRHKMKKNAPDESEPCDAEVFVKTRTRDAGRKYKTSTKTMEKKIDKINKKINSGEAADEMLLDKEHGPTWLLGRCKKPQKLSAAAPTDTYVKELTTKIKEGLAAEVEEKVKKIQEEVDEQVNRKVQQNLASVLKKLGEANPNITIDVTELCAHVASDNDDGTPMTKGTSF